Genomic segment of Glutamicibacter sp. JL.03c:
AGTAGGCTAATCTGTAGATAGTTTGGTATTGCATACTATGCCGAATTTGAACACAAGGTCGTCGCGCACGAGCCGTTAGCAAGATTTTCTGGAGGATCCCAAATGTCGGAACATGGGCCGGTTGACCCAAATAACGAGTCTGCCTCCGAGACGACCAATATTGCTCTACCTTCAATGAACAAGGCTACAGAGCCTTCGGTGATTTACACGTTGAGCGAGGATGAGAAGAATGCGGTACGCGCACTTCCATCGGGCTCTGCTTTGCTCATTGCCCACTCGGGGCCAAACAAGGGAGCCCGCTTCCTGCTGGACACCGATGAGAGCATTGCCGGGCGTCATCCTAATGCAGATATTTTCTTGGATGATGTCACGGTATCGCGTCGCCATGCGAAGTTCACCAGGACGGGTGAAAACTTCTTGCTCAGCGACATCGGCTCGCTCAATGGCACATACATCAATGGCGACCGTATTGACGAAATCCAATTGAATAGCGGAGTCCAAGTGCAGATTGGCAAGTTCCGCCTGAATTTCTACCAGAGCGTGCCGAACCTTTAAACTGGTAGGGCTCTAGATTTCCGCCGACGGCCTGTCCGTCGAGATATTTTTACTTCCGAGGTGCAGACCCTTTGCCGATCTTTGACGCAGCCCGTAGCCCACGACTCGAGGCAGCACGTCGCGAGACTGTCCGGCACACAGCGCTGAATATCGGCGAAGTGCTCTCGGAGCTAAAGGATGAATTCCCACGGGCCACGGCATCCAAGATCCGTTTTCTGGAGGACAAGGGACTGATCATCCCGCAGCGGACCTCCGCCGGCTACCGCAAATACACTGCTTCCGATGTCAGCCGTCTTCGCTTCATCCTCTCAGTGCAGCGCGACCAATATCTGCCTCTGAAGGTCATCAAAGACCACTTGGACGCTGTTGACCGAGGCGAAGCTCCAGAAGCTCTGCCCGGGGGAGCGCCAGCCGCTCCACAACTGGTCAATAGCGACATGGCCGAAGCCGTGGAGAGCAAGACCCGTCTGGTCTCCCTGGCCGAGCTGCAAGGACTCTCCGGCGCCAGCGAAGAACTCGTCGACGAGTTGCTGAAGTTTGGCCTCATCGAATCACAAGGAGGCTTGTTCGATT
This window contains:
- a CDS encoding FHA domain-containing protein — protein: MSEHGPVDPNNESASETTNIALPSMNKATEPSVIYTLSEDEKNAVRALPSGSALLIAHSGPNKGARFLLDTDESIAGRHPNADIFLDDVTVSRRHAKFTRTGENFLLSDIGSLNGTYINGDRIDEIQLNSGVQVQIGKFRLNFYQSVPNL
- a CDS encoding MerR family transcriptional regulator, with product MPIFDAARSPRLEAARRETVRHTALNIGEVLSELKDEFPRATASKIRFLEDKGLIIPQRTSAGYRKYTASDVSRLRFILSVQRDQYLPLKVIKDHLDAVDRGEAPEALPGGAPAAPQLVNSDMAEAVESKTRLVSLAELQGLSGASEELVDELLKFGLIESQGGLFDSNCIKVTKSAVQLANHGVEPRHLRQFRTAADREFSLIESIIGNDLKKPEVSARARAAEEAQEISRQFLEIHEALVQRAISQLDR